DNA from Chrysiogenia bacterium:
TGTTCCTTCGGCCCTTTCGTCTACGCCCACGCGCCCGACCCGAAGATGCTGCAGTTCTTCAGCGTTCGCGGCTGCGAGGGTGGCAACTGGCTGGGCGCGGTCCACCCCGACGGGCGTGCGGCCCCCTGCAGCTTCGCCTGGGACGAGAGCATCCCCGTCTCGGAAATCCGGCAACGCTGGCACGAGCCCGAGACCTTTGCCCACTTCAAGACGTGGTGGGACAGCCCGCCCGAGCCGTGCGCCTCCTGCGACTACCTGCACCTGTGCCACGGCGGCTGTCATGTGGTGGCAAAGCACACTGATGGTTCGTTCGAGGCACTTGATCCCGAGTGCCCGAAAGTGCGACGCTACCGACGTCATCACAAAACGGGCGAGACAAACGCATGAAGGAAATCCTGTTCGAATCGATTTCGCGGCCGCTGATCTTTGTTCACCTGCTGGCTGCGATCGCGCTGGTGGGCGGACTCACCCACGGCACCGTCTTCCTGGCGCTCTCGGAAAAGCGCGCGAAGACCGCCTACCTTAAACGCGCGGCCAAGTTCTGGAAGATGATCCTGTGGACGCTGGCCATTACGATGGCAACCGGACTCACGGCGTATCCAACCTATCGCATCCGAACCCGCGCCGAGTTTCTGGACGAGCACTTCCCGCTGGCCTCCGGCCTGTTCGACCTCAAGGAAAACTACGCCGCGATCGTGGTGGTACTGGTCCTGGCCTGCGTGCTGCTTCGGCGCGAGCCCGAAGACACCGAATCCCACTCGATCCTGCACAACTGGTTCTATTATCTGGCAACGGGCCTGACGTGGATTGTCGCCCTCTGCGGAATCTGGGTGACGCTGCACCGGGGGATGGCATGAGCCAGGAAGCAACACCGGCAAGCGGCGCGCGCGTCCTTGGCGCGAGCATTTTCGTCATCGCCTTCGGGCTCTCCTTCGGTGCGCTGGCACTGCTTCCCATCGAGGTGCCGGTCTACATTCCGCTCGAACACCGCTGGCAGCTCGGGTTTCCCGCCAGGCCCGCGATCGGCATGGATTTCTACGGCCGGGCCCTCTACGCGATGGTCTTCGGGGCGCTGTGCGGAATCGCCGGTTATGGCGCGGGCAAGGCCGCCAAGTGGCAGCCTGCCAGCGGCTCCAGCACGATCCGAATGCTCGCACTCTATGCGCTCATGGCCTGCGCGCTCTCCATGTTCATTTATTGCTACACCCTGTTGTTCAAGTGAGCGCTGCCGGGTCAGAATAGGGCGCGATGGAAAAGGGCAAGAACATCCAGCAGATCCTCTCCGAGGCCATTCGTCAGCAGGGCTACCGCACCGTCAAGGAAGCGGCCCGCGCGACGGGGCTTTCCACCAAGACGTTGCAGAGCGCCATTTCCGGCGCGACGACGCCGTCCCCGCAGACGCTCATCAAGCTGGCGACGCGGCTGGGCCTCGACGCCGACGACCTCGTTCGCCGCGCGCTGCGCGCCAAGGCCGTGGGTGAGAAGTTCCTGCCCCAGCAGAAGTTTTTCGACGACTGGGACCTGGTGATCTCGCGGGCGCGCAATCTGGGCGTCGATGTGGAGAAAGACCTGCTGGCCCACTGCGATTCCTACCTGCGCGGCGCCGAAGTCGGCAAAAAGACCGGCGCCAAAGCCGCCAAGAAAAAATGATCTACGGGCGGCTGCGTCGCCTGGGGTTTTCCTCCCTCAACCGCGACGACTTCGAATCCTTCACCCGCTTTCGCGAAGAGCGCGAGAGCGCCGATACCGAACTGCTCGCCATCCTTGCAGAGATCGAGAAACAGATCGGCGAGGCCCCGCAGTTCCCCCCGCAGGGCGAAGTCTCCGCTGAGACGCATGCCCTGGGCAGCGCCACCGACATCATCGACTTGAAGCGTGTTGCCGCGCACCTGGAATCCGGCGCCCCGCCCGATGGCCCGCGCACGGTGAGCGACCCCAGCGCCGACCCCGTGCTTGCGCCCTATCTGCTTCGCAACACGCAGGCGCAAAAATTCCCGCACCTGCTCGAACATGCCGAATCGAGCGGCTACTTCGTGCCGCTCCCTTTCACGCGGCCGTTCTGGCTGGCGGAGACTTCGCGCTCGGTGGGCTCGGCCGTGGGACTGATTGCAGAGCTCGAAGAGATTCGCGCACAACTCAGCGGGTCTGCTGATTTTCCGCGCGAGCTGGCCGTGCTGGAAAAGTTGCTGCCGCTGTGCGAGCAAGCGTTCGCGCTTTCGCTGACGGTGGAGTTGTTGCCGGAAAGTGAACTGAAAGACTAGCGGTCGCGCTTCATGGCGCGGTCCATCTGGCGCTTGCTCTCGCGCGCGGCGATGTCCTGGCGCTTGTCGTGGAGTTTTTTGCCGCGGGCCAGGCCGATCTCGGCCTTGGCCATCCCCTTGTCGTTGAAATAGAGACGAAGCGGCACGACGGTCAGGCCGCCTTCTTTCATCTTCACCGAGAGCTTGTCGATCTCTGATCGATTGAGGAGCAGCTTTCGCGGGCGTTCGGGTTCGTGCTGTTCGCGGCCGGCCGGGGGATAGGGCCCGATGTGGCAGCCCACCAGCCAGAGGTCGCCGCTCTTGAAGCGCGCATAGGCGTCCGTCAGATGGGCCCGGCCCAGGCGGCACGCCTTGACCTCGGAGCCCATCAGCATGATCCCGGCCTCGAATTTCTCCAGGATCTCGAAGCGGTGACGCGCCTGCCGATTGTCACAGATCAGCTTGATGCGCGGCCCTTCGGCTTTGCCTTTTTTCTTCGCCATCTTCGTTCACATCGTGCGCGGAGGCTTTGCCTCCACGCGAAGGTCCCAACTTCTAGTTGCCACCCGCCGCGTTTCCAAGCTTTCGCCGGGAGTGGGCCCCGCGCGCCTGTTCGACTGAGCAAAACAGCAGTGGGCAGATTTGTGCCCACTTTCGTGCGCACTTTCGCAGATGCCCCGCCGATTGGAGCGCGTATGTTGCCGATATTACACGAATTCACAACGGCACGGGGATTGCTTTATACCAAGCTGGATGAGGAGGCAGACGCATGGAGGTGACACATGTTCGCACTTCGCACAACGATCGCTCCGGCGCTCCTCATAAGCGCCCTTGCGATCACGCTCGCCCTGGCGCCGCCGCTACCGGCTGCCGCCAAGCTGCCTGAGCGCGCAAGCACCACCGACCAGGGGGATCTGATCTCCGCCACGGCTTCGGCCCGCGCCGCGCTTGCGCGCGCCAACCTGATTACAACGCGAGTCCTGATCGCCATCGACCATCACGCCCGGGACGCCAAGCGAATGCTCGGACGCCTGGATCAGGGCCTCGAAATCCCCACGATCCCCAATGCCCGGCTTTGCGTGCGCCAGCAGCGCCTGCTGGTTGAGTATCGCTTCTAGTTATTCCTGAGGGCTACCCACAAAAGCGCCCGGACCACCATCGAGGTGGCCGGGCGCTTTTCGATTGAATTCTGATTCGGAGACTACTTGGAGCAGCCGACGATCTCGAACGAGCGCTTCTCGCAGATGCGATTGCTCTCGTCGACGAAGACGAGCTTGGGCTTGTGGGCCTCGCGCTCTTCCTCTTCGTACATCGCAAAGGCCGCGATGATCACCAAATCGCCCGGAGCCACGCAGCGCGCTGCCGCACCGTTGAGGCAGATGTCGCCCTTGCCGCGCTCGCCCTCGATCGCGTAGGTCGAAAAGCGCTGGCCGTTGGTTACGTTGTAGATGTCGACCGCCTCGTATTCGACCAGGTCGGCCGCGTCCATGAGGTTGCGATCAATCGTGATGGAGCCCTCGTAGTGAAGGTCCGCTTCGGTCACCGTTGCCCGGTGAATTTTCCCCTTGAGCATTCGCCGCTGCATGACTTGTCTCCTCTCCTACTCAGAGAAATTGAAATACTAGAATCAGGCCGCCATCGCCGGATCGAGCTCGGTGTTGTCAATCAGCCGAACCTCGCCCACGAAAGCGGCAACCGCATAAAGCGCTTTGTCAGTAATGGTCTCGACCGGCTGGAGGCTCGCGGCATCGCGCACCTCCGCGTAGTCGATGACCAGCTCGCCCGCACGGGCGAGTGTTTCCTTTGCAACGCTCTCCAGGGCGCGCGCGCTGCGCTCCCCGCCGGCAAAAGCGTCGCGGACCGCCCCGATGGAGCGGTAGAGCGCGAGGCTGGTTTCGCGCTGGTCGGCCGAGAGCCGCGCGTTGCGCGAGCTCATGGCCAGGCCGTCTTCTTCCCGAATGATCGGCATCCCAACGATCTCCACCGGCAAGTTGAGATCGAGGGTCATGCGCCGGATGACGGCCAGTTGCTGATAGTCCTTGGCGCCAAAGAAGGCGCAGTCGGGCTCCACGATATTGAAGAGCTTGCTCACCACCGTGGTGACGCCGCGGAAGTGGCCCGGGCGCTTGGCGCCGCAAAGCGGCTCGGCCAGCGGACCCACGCTCACGAAGGTCTCATAGCCCTCGGGATACATTTCCTCGGCCTGGGGCAGGAACACCGCGTCCACGCCGCGGGCCTCGGCGATCTTGAGATCGGCCTGAAGGTCACGCGGATACTTGTCGAGGTCGTCCTTGCGGTCGAACTGGGTCGGGTTGACGAAAATGCTGAGCACCAGCTTGCCACCGCGCTCACGCCCTGCATCGAGCAGGCTGGCGTGCCCCTCATGCAGGAAGCCCATGGTCGGCACGAAGGCGACGACCTCGCCCGCGGCGCGGGCGGCGCGGGAGAAGGCGCGCATGTCGGCAGCTTTCTCGATCACCTTCATGAGTAGCTGTGCTCCGGACCCGGGAAGGCGCCGCTGCGCACTTCGTCGATGTACTGTCCCACCGCGCCGCTGATGGTGTCGGCGAGCTGGGCGTATTTCTTGGCGAACTTGGGGTTGAACTTGTTGTCCATTCCCAGAAGGTCGTAGATGACGAGCACCTGCCCGTCGCAGTCGGGGCCGGCGCCGATGCCGATCGTCGGGATGGAGATGCTCTGCGTGATCTCTTTGGCCAGCGCCGAGGGAATGCCCTCGAGCACGATGGCATAGGCACCGGCCTGCTCGAGCGCCTTCGCACCGTCCTTCAAGGCCTTGGCCGATTTCTCGTCACGGCCCTGAATACGGAAGCCGCCGAGCTGGTGGATCGACTGGGGGGTAAGCCCGATGTGGCCCATGACGGGAATGCCGGCCTGCACCAGGCGGTAGACGCGCTCGGAGACCCATTCGCCGCCTTCGAGCTTCACCGACTCGGCGCCGCCCTCCTTTACCAGGCGACCGGCGCTCTCCATCGTCTGCTCGACCGAGACCTGGTAGCTCATAAACGGCAGGTCCACGGTCATGTGGGCGGTGCTGATTCCGCGGCGCACGATGCGCGCGTGATAGATCATTTCGTCGAGGCTGACGTGGGTGGTGTCGGTGTAGCCCTGGATGACCATGCCGAGCGAGTCGCCGACCAGGGCAATGTCGATGCCGGCACCGTCCAGAATGCGCGTGAAGGTAGCGTCATAGGCGGTGATCATCGCGATCTTCTCGCCCTGCTCCTTCATCTCACGCAACTGGTGGATGGTCTTCTTTTTGCGGTCGCTGGCCATACTCGGGTCCCGGTCATGGGACGGCGGCCTCAAAGAAAACGGCCTGCCGTCCGATTCAATATTCGGGACGGCAGGCCGCAAAAACTCACTTGCCCAGTGCGTTGCGACTCATTCTCGGCGGCGCTTCGTTTTTGCCTTCCAAGCCGGTGCTGAGGCGTTCAGCTCCGATCCCGTGGCTCGTTTCGCCGCCAGCTCAGGGTCGCTGGCCATTGTGCCGTCCCGGTCTGCCATCGGCTCTCAGGGTCTGAGAGAGTCCGGCGCTGATCCAGGCGTCGAGCGATGCCGCGGTGCGGCAGCACTCACTTTCGAACCGAGTTTTACCAGAGAGTTCCCCCGCCCGCAAGGTTTTCTTGTAAGTGGCTAACCTGCTAATTTGACTGGAGAGTCAACGAATCAGGGACTCTGGCGACCTGCGCTTCAACTCGCTGAATTGCCTTCACTTTTCGGTGTGGTTTGCGCCATTTACCTGATCGCGCCATGCCCGCGCCGCTTGGCCGCCCCGCGGCGTCGGGGCATGATAGGCTTCCCACAGGAAACGCTTTACGGAGCACACATGAGCAGCGAACACGACGAAGAAAAACGCCGCCACGAAGGCTATCTCATCTCCCGCCGGGCCTTCTATGGCTTTCTCTGCCTGGCACTGGTGGCGTTCTTCTGGGTGGTCATCCGGCCCCTGTTTGCGCCCATCGTGCTGGCAACCCTGATTGCGGTTCTCTTCTATCCTGTGCAGTCCTGGCTGGAGACGCTGATGCGCGGGCGCAAGATCCTCGCGGCAACCGGGTCCCTGCTGCTGCTCACCCTTTTCCTCGTGCTTCCGGGTATCGCAATCTCCGCCATGTTTTTCGCGCAGATGCGTCGCGCGGTGCAGCTCGTCCTCGGGGCGTCGAAAGAAGATTTCTTCAACGGCGCACTTGTTACCCACATCGAGAGCTACTTCGAGTGGTTTACCAAAGAGCTCGGCCACTACACGGGCAGCACCGTGGACCTGGGCAGCATGGGGCTCAATGTCCTGCAGAACACGGGCAAGGCCCTCGGCGGTTCGATCCCCGACATTCTGGGTTACACCGGCTCGCTCGTCTTCACTTACGTGGTGACCACGATTCTGCTGTTCTTCTTTCTGATCGAGGGACCCAAGCTCGTCGACATGATCGTTGAGCTCTCCCCCATGCGCGATCGCTATGACCGGCAGATTCTGGGGCGCCTGCGCGATACGACGCAGGCGGTCTTCATCGGATCGTTCATGACGAGCATCGTGCAGGGCATCATCGGGATGATCGGATTTCTGATCGTGGGAATCAGCACGCCTCTTGTATGGGGCGTGTTC
Protein-coding regions in this window:
- a CDS encoding aspartate 1-decarboxylase, with protein sequence MQRRMLKGKIHRATVTEADLHYEGSITIDRNLMDAADLVEYEAVDIYNVTNGQRFSTYAIEGERGKGDICLNGAAARCVAPGDLVIIAAFAMYEEEEREAHKPKLVFVDESNRICEKRSFEIVGCSK
- the smpB gene encoding SsrA-binding protein SmpB, whose amino-acid sequence is MAKKKGKAEGPRIKLICDNRQARHRFEILEKFEAGIMLMGSEVKACRLGRAHLTDAYARFKSGDLWLVGCHIGPYPPAGREQHEPERPRKLLLNRSEIDKLSVKMKEGGLTVVPLRLYFNDKGMAKAEIGLARGKKLHDKRQDIAARESKRQMDRAMKRDR
- a CDS encoding pantoate--beta-alanine ligase; the encoded protein is MKVIEKAADMRAFSRAARAAGEVVAFVPTMGFLHEGHASLLDAGRERGGKLVLSIFVNPTQFDRKDDLDKYPRDLQADLKIAEARGVDAVFLPQAEEMYPEGYETFVSVGPLAEPLCGAKRPGHFRGVTTVVSKLFNIVEPDCAFFGAKDYQQLAVIRRMTLDLNLPVEIVGMPIIREEDGLAMSSRNARLSADQRETSLALYRSIGAVRDAFAGGERSARALESVAKETLARAGELVIDYAEVRDAASLQPVETITDKALYAVAAFVGEVRLIDNTELDPAMAA
- a CDS encoding helix-turn-helix transcriptional regulator, encoding MEKGKNIQQILSEAIRQQGYRTVKEAARATGLSTKTLQSAISGATTPSPQTLIKLATRLGLDADDLVRRALRAKAVGEKFLPQQKFFDDWDLVISRARNLGVDVEKDLLAHCDSYLRGAEVGKKTGAKAAKKK
- a CDS encoding AI-2E family transporter, which gives rise to MSSEHDEEKRRHEGYLISRRAFYGFLCLALVAFFWVVIRPLFAPIVLATLIAVLFYPVQSWLETLMRGRKILAATGSLLLLTLFLVLPGIAISAMFFAQMRRAVQLVLGASKEDFFNGALVTHIESYFEWFTKELGHYTGSTVDLGSMGLNVLQNTGKALGGSIPDILGYTGSLVFTYVVTTILLFFFLIEGPKLVDMIVELSPMRDRYDRQILGRLRDTTQAVFIGSFMTSIVQGIIGMIGFLIVGISTPLVWGVFIAVASLIPVVGTAIIWVPTSIYLYFESGMGSAATMVVVGAIIAFSDNLLRPFFMRGKTEISTLLIFIALVGGLKTAGGMGLIYGPLLAATIVEFTRIYRSDFMIADAETFPGEHLAAETPSTTYPDAPPESKKAQDAAPEPAQDSEGTPKSETA
- the panB gene encoding 3-methyl-2-oxobutanoate hydroxymethyltransferase, yielding MASDRKKKTIHQLREMKEQGEKIAMITAYDATFTRILDGAGIDIALVGDSLGMVIQGYTDTTHVSLDEMIYHARIVRRGISTAHMTVDLPFMSYQVSVEQTMESAGRLVKEGGAESVKLEGGEWVSERVYRLVQAGIPVMGHIGLTPQSIHQLGGFRIQGRDEKSAKALKDGAKALEQAGAYAIVLEGIPSALAKEITQSISIPTIGIGAGPDCDGQVLVIYDLLGMDNKFNPKFAKKYAQLADTISGAVGQYIDEVRSGAFPGPEHSYS